From one Rhodothermales bacterium genomic stretch:
- a CDS encoding histidine kinase dimerization/phospho-acceptor domain-containing protein: protein MDEPHVFGADTLAILAPSADAARYTAVVDRHRMAKTTLSVDSVPALLTLFKTRAVDVLLIDTRTPGVDLATLEALGEDVLVDIDVIALVDAPPAPAASALFEQLTTLVAPQDAQIEADTVRIYLESTLYRKILRRLGLMARREYEQSQLLGQTRKGLSSFYHDINNPLSILSGNAQLLLEIGRQMGLEDDLMAPLRDVEESSRRLHTELQRIVRLKELIANSGLEFRADAADTSQ from the coding sequence ATGGACGAACCCCACGTTTTCGGCGCCGACACCCTCGCCATCCTGGCCCCCTCTGCCGACGCCGCCCGCTACACCGCGGTTGTGGATCGGCACCGGATGGCCAAAACTACCCTCTCGGTGGACAGCGTGCCGGCGCTATTGACACTGTTCAAAACGCGAGCGGTGGATGTACTGCTGATCGACACCCGTACTCCGGGAGTGGATCTGGCTACCCTCGAGGCGCTCGGGGAAGATGTACTGGTCGATATCGACGTCATTGCCCTGGTGGACGCCCCGCCGGCGCCGGCCGCGAGCGCGCTGTTTGAACAGCTGACCACCCTCGTGGCCCCGCAGGACGCTCAGATTGAGGCGGACACCGTGCGAATCTATCTGGAGAGTACCCTCTATCGCAAGATTCTCCGCAGGCTGGGGCTGATGGCACGACGGGAGTACGAACAATCGCAGTTGTTGGGGCAGACGCGCAAGGGATTGTCCTCGTTTTACCACGACATCAACAATCCGCTGTCCATCCTCTCCGGCAACGCCCAGTTGCTGCTCGAGATCGGGCGGCAGATGGGACTTGAGGACGATCTCATGGCGCCGCTGCGCGACGTGGAGGAGTCCAGCCGCCGGCTCCATACCGAGCTGCAGCGGATCGTCCGGCTGAAAGAACTGATCGCCAACTCGGGGCTTGAGTTTCGGGCCGACGCCGCCGATACCTCCCAGTAA
- a CDS encoding MBL fold metallo-hydrolase → MLNLGSFTLHTIETGRFALDGGAMFGIVPKPLWERKIPADAKNRIPMHMRCLLVEAGDRLLLIDNGLGDKYDTKFGDIYSVDRSTHELHASLQKAGFSASDVTDVLLTHLHFDHCGGSTRRVGDRLEIVFDRAVHHVQRRHWEWTKIPNVRERNSFLNDNLEPLGASGQLNLLDGRTTVLPGIELIPTEGHTVAMQLVKIGAGAETLVYMADLLPTSAHLPPAWNMAYDLFPMDTIREKEAFLEEAVAGGWKLFFEHDPTVEIASLKRTDAGIQVDAPRPLDAF, encoded by the coding sequence ATGCTCAACCTGGGATCCTTCACCCTCCACACGATCGAGACCGGGCGGTTCGCCCTGGACGGCGGCGCGATGTTCGGCATCGTCCCGAAACCGTTGTGGGAACGCAAGATCCCCGCCGACGCGAAGAACCGGATTCCCATGCACATGCGGTGCCTACTCGTGGAAGCCGGCGACCGGCTCCTGCTCATCGATAACGGCCTTGGGGATAAGTACGACACCAAGTTCGGCGACATCTATTCGGTCGATCGGTCGACGCACGAGCTGCATGCTTCGCTCCAAAAAGCCGGCTTTTCGGCGAGCGACGTCACCGATGTGCTGCTCACCCACCTCCACTTCGACCACTGCGGCGGCTCGACGCGCCGCGTGGGGGATCGGCTCGAGATCGTGTTCGACCGCGCCGTGCACCACGTACAACGCCGGCACTGGGAGTGGACCAAGATCCCGAACGTGCGCGAGCGCAACTCTTTCCTGAACGACAACCTGGAGCCGCTCGGCGCATCCGGTCAGCTGAACTTGCTGGACGGGCGGACGACGGTGCTGCCCGGCATCGAGCTCATCCCGACCGAGGGCCACACCGTCGCGATGCAGCTCGTGAAGATCGGCGCCGGCGCGGAAACGCTCGTCTACATGGCCGATCTGCTGCCGACGAGCGCACACCTGCCTCCGGCGTGGAATATGGCGTACGACCTGTTTCCCATGGACACGATCCGCGAAAAGGAGGCGTTTCTGGAGGAGGCGGTAGCCGGCGGGTGGAAGTTGTTTTTCGAGCACGACCCGACGGTCGAAATCGCAAGCCTCAAACGGACGGACGCCGGCATCCAGGTGGATGCGCCCCGCCCACTCGATGCGTTTTGA
- a CDS encoding LON peptidase substrate-binding domain-containing protein — protein sequence MAKAYTLPLFPLGMVLYPAEQTTLHIFEMRYREMVKDCLAKESPFGILYTNEGKMAQIGCTARITAIPTRYEDGRMDIVVTGERRFRVIELMEAHSYLTAKVETVVEPDEPLQIDLRERVITQHMRLLELAGRTVRPYLYQNDDGVSYFIAHNSGLDWDQKQGVLEMLSENERIRFLTRHLEALIPQVEQVEDVRRRVQSNGHFKDFPSGEL from the coding sequence ATGGCCAAGGCTTATACGCTCCCTCTATTCCCCCTCGGCATGGTGTTGTATCCGGCCGAGCAGACGACCTTGCATATCTTCGAGATGCGGTACCGGGAGATGGTGAAGGATTGCCTGGCGAAGGAATCCCCATTTGGCATCCTGTACACCAACGAGGGGAAGATGGCTCAGATCGGGTGCACGGCGCGAATTACCGCCATCCCAACCCGATACGAGGACGGCCGGATGGACATCGTCGTCACCGGCGAGCGCCGGTTTCGGGTAATCGAACTGATGGAAGCCCACAGCTATCTGACGGCGAAAGTCGAAACGGTGGTCGAGCCCGACGAGCCGTTGCAGATCGACCTCCGGGAGCGCGTGATCACCCAGCATATGCGGCTGTTGGAGCTGGCCGGCCGGACCGTGCGGCCCTACCTCTACCAGAACGATGACGGCGTGTCTTATTTTATCGCCCACAACTCCGGGCTGGATTGGGACCAGAAGCAAGGCGTGCTGGAGATGCTCTCCGAAAACGAGCGCATCCGGTTTTTGACGCGCCACCTCGAGGCGCTCATCCCCCAGGTGGAGCAAGTGGAAGATGTACGCCGACGCGTCCAGAGCAACGGACATTTTAAAGACTTCCCGTCCGGCGAATTGTAG
- a CDS encoding sodium:solute symporter family protein, with protein MIAIDWVVVAVYMVATLGVGVYLARRGTQSIEQFFVSDRSLPWWLAGTSMAATTFSIDTPLYVAGVVGTRGIAGNWEWWAFGIGHVVLIYVFARLWRRSEIITDAELIERRYGGKTAGVLRGVKAFLFAVPINCIGIGYIMLAAVKVVAALGVWEGLGFSVDDRILGLDPKLLTVIGISVVVLVYTGFAGLWGVVATDFFQFVLALGGALAVAYYAIWSPEVGGLALLAERAREAADFDVLAFVPIEWSAGSVFSIAWSATAGISFTTFVAYTTLQWWTFRRSDGGGEFVQRLAASRTEAEAEKAAWLFVIMHYVVRTWPWILVALAALVIYPDLQDRELGYPKLMLDYLPAGVLGLVVASLLAAFMSTVSTQINWGASYLVNDLYRRFMRPDASQRELVVFGRWASLLITVVGAVAAFYATSIGEVFRLVIAMGTGPGMVLILRWFWWRINAAAELAAMLAGFALGLATSLVPALAIPDFGLRLFVISGITTAIWLTAMYATRPEADATLVGFYRSIRPPGPGWEALRLRHDLPPAPPLRPMLLRSLAALAVLFGLMFGVGGALLLRWEVMGGMGAIAAAGFWALRRLR; from the coding sequence ATGATCGCCATCGACTGGGTTGTCGTCGCCGTCTACATGGTCGCCACGCTGGGTGTCGGGGTGTACCTGGCGCGGCGGGGGACGCAGTCGATCGAGCAGTTTTTTGTATCGGACCGGTCGTTGCCCTGGTGGCTCGCCGGCACGTCGATGGCCGCCACCACGTTTTCCATCGACACACCGCTGTACGTGGCCGGCGTGGTGGGGACGCGGGGGATCGCCGGCAACTGGGAGTGGTGGGCGTTCGGGATCGGGCATGTCGTCCTGATTTACGTTTTTGCCCGGCTGTGGCGGCGGAGCGAGATCATCACCGACGCCGAGTTGATCGAGCGGCGGTATGGCGGGAAAACGGCCGGCGTGTTGCGCGGCGTGAAGGCGTTCCTGTTCGCCGTCCCGATCAACTGCATCGGCATCGGCTACATCATGCTGGCCGCCGTGAAAGTGGTGGCCGCCCTCGGAGTGTGGGAGGGGCTGGGGTTCAGCGTGGACGATCGGATCCTCGGGCTCGATCCCAAGCTGCTGACGGTAATAGGGATTTCGGTGGTGGTGCTGGTGTATACCGGGTTTGCCGGGCTATGGGGCGTGGTGGCGACCGATTTTTTCCAGTTTGTCCTGGCCCTGGGCGGCGCGCTGGCCGTGGCGTATTACGCGATCTGGAGCCCGGAAGTGGGCGGGCTGGCCCTGCTGGCAGAGCGCGCCCGAGAAGCGGCCGACTTCGATGTGCTGGCTTTCGTACCGATCGAGTGGAGCGCCGGGTCTGTCTTTAGTATAGCTTGGAGCGCCACGGCCGGTATCTCGTTCACCACCTTCGTCGCCTACACGACGCTTCAGTGGTGGACCTTCCGACGTTCCGACGGCGGGGGTGAATTCGTCCAGCGCCTCGCGGCCTCGCGCACGGAAGCCGAGGCCGAAAAGGCGGCGTGGCTGTTTGTCATCATGCATTATGTGGTGCGGACGTGGCCGTGGATCCTCGTGGCGCTCGCGGCGCTGGTCATCTACCCGGATTTGCAGGATCGCGAGCTGGGGTATCCGAAGTTGATGCTGGATTACCTGCCGGCCGGCGTATTGGGGCTCGTCGTGGCCTCATTGCTGGCGGCGTTCATGAGCACCGTCTCCACCCAGATCAACTGGGGCGCGTCGTACCTTGTGAACGACCTGTACCGTCGCTTCATGCGCCCCGACGCGAGTCAGCGCGAGCTGGTCGTGTTCGGCCGCTGGGCGTCGCTACTCATCACCGTCGTCGGGGCTGTGGCCGCTTTTTACGCGACCAGCATCGGCGAGGTGTTTCGGCTGGTGATCGCGATGGGGACCGGGCCGGGGATGGTGCTCATCCTGCGCTGGTTCTGGTGGCGCATCAACGCCGCGGCCGAGCTGGCCGCCATGCTGGCCGGCTTCGCGCTGGGTCTGGCGACGTCGCTGGTGCCGGCGTTGGCGATTCCCGACTTCGGCCTGCGCCTGTTCGTCATCTCCGGGATCACGACGGCGATCTGGCTGACCGCCATGTATGCGACACGCCCCGAGGCGGATGCCACGCTGGTCGGTTTTTACCGGTCGATCCGCCCGCCCGGACCCGGGTGGGAGGCGTTGCGGCTCCGGCATGACCTCCCGCCGGCCCCCCCGCTGCGGCCCATGCTGCTACGGTCCCTCGCGGCGCTTGCGGTGCTGTTTGGCCTCATGTTCGGCGTCGGAGGGGCGCTCCTGTTGCGCTGGGAGGTCATGGGGGGCATGGGGGCTATCGCCGCGGCCGGCTTCTGGGCGCTCAGGCGGCTGCGGTGA